In a genomic window of Taeniopygia guttata chromosome 11, bTaeGut7.mat, whole genome shotgun sequence:
- the LOC101233796 gene encoding borealin-2 isoform X2 gives MAPGKAPCRRRGSDSGVEPDRGALPRDREQRTALSQKKRDQRIALFLSDFDQQAKEHIQEMKKELDSLLQTAEKAFAVELLTMPAAVRKMKRKDVLDLQGREEVALAAAVTDCSVEDIPDPKLVRTNSKKVKVTTIVEYEDTKHSSAKKITKKISKTRSLVSLASGLSGKLNSHPSAGLQQTVSRTLPASGRAQGMLKRSKSVPQHKSVPFVNIPLADGQTLCTAGGDLRNIDVQLLNQDTVQHIHNLVSELTVLCGKVTPKPS, from the exons ATGGCCCCGGGGAAGGCCCCGTGCCGGCGGCGCGGCAGCGACTCGGGCGTGGAGCCGGACCGCGGGGCGCTGCCCCGGGACAGGGAGCAGCGCACCGCGCTCTCCCAGAAGAAGAGGGACCAGCGCATCGCGCTCTTCCTCAGCGACTTCGACCAGCAGG ccAAGGAGCACATCCAGGAGATGAAGAAAGAGCTGGATTCGCTTCTGCAGACAGCGGAGAAGGCGTTTGCCGTGGAGCTGCTGACGATGCCGGCTGCCGTCAGgaagatgaaaaggaaagatGTGCTCG ATTTGCAAGGACGGGAGGAAGTGGctcttgctgctgcagtg aCTGACTGCTCTGTAGAAGACATACCAGATCCCAAACTGGTGAGGACCAACAGCAAAAAAG TTAAGGTAACTACAATTGTTGAATATGAAGATACCAAGCACAgttctgcaaagaaaataactaaaaaa aTTTCCAAAACCAGGTCACTGGTTTCACTGGCCTCTGGTTTAAGTGGCAAACTGAACTCTCATCCTAG TGCTGGATTACAACAGACTGTCTCAAGAACTTTACCTGCAAGTGGAAGAGCTCAAGGCATGTTAAAAAGAAGTAAATCAGTACCCCAACATAAAAGTGTTCCATTTGTCAACATTCCCCTGGCCGATGGACag ACACTCTGTACAGCTGGTGGAGACCTTCGTAATATTGATGTACAGCTCCTAAATCAGGATACAGTACAGCACATTCATAATCTGGTG AGTGAGCTGACTGTACTGTGTGGAAAGGTAACACCTAAACCAAGTTAA
- the LOC101233796 gene encoding borealin-2 isoform X1 codes for MAPGKAPCRRRGSDSGVEPDRGALPRDREQRTALSQKKRDQRIALFLSDFDQQAKEHIQEMKKELDSLLQTAEKAFAVELLTMPAAVRKMKRKDVLDLQGREEVALAAAVTDCSVEDIPDPKLVRTNSKKVKVTTIVEYEDTKHSSAKKITKKISKTRSLVSLASGLSGKLNSHPSATNLKATPNVAKSAGLQQTVSRTLPASGRAQGMLKRSKSVPQHKSVPFVNIPLADGQTLCTAGGDLRNIDVQLLNQDTVQHIHNLVSELTVLCGKVTPKPS; via the exons ATGGCCCCGGGGAAGGCCCCGTGCCGGCGGCGCGGCAGCGACTCGGGCGTGGAGCCGGACCGCGGGGCGCTGCCCCGGGACAGGGAGCAGCGCACCGCGCTCTCCCAGAAGAAGAGGGACCAGCGCATCGCGCTCTTCCTCAGCGACTTCGACCAGCAGG ccAAGGAGCACATCCAGGAGATGAAGAAAGAGCTGGATTCGCTTCTGCAGACAGCGGAGAAGGCGTTTGCCGTGGAGCTGCTGACGATGCCGGCTGCCGTCAGgaagatgaaaaggaaagatGTGCTCG ATTTGCAAGGACGGGAGGAAGTGGctcttgctgctgcagtg aCTGACTGCTCTGTAGAAGACATACCAGATCCCAAACTGGTGAGGACCAACAGCAAAAAAG TTAAGGTAACTACAATTGTTGAATATGAAGATACCAAGCACAgttctgcaaagaaaataactaaaaaa aTTTCCAAAACCAGGTCACTGGTTTCACTGGCCTCTGGTTTAAGTGGCAAACTGAACTCTCATCCTAG TGCCACAAATCTCAAAGCCACTCCAAATGTAGCTAAAAG TGCTGGATTACAACAGACTGTCTCAAGAACTTTACCTGCAAGTGGAAGAGCTCAAGGCATGTTAAAAAGAAGTAAATCAGTACCCCAACATAAAAGTGTTCCATTTGTCAACATTCCCCTGGCCGATGGACag ACACTCTGTACAGCTGGTGGAGACCTTCGTAATATTGATGTACAGCTCCTAAATCAGGATACAGTACAGCACATTCATAATCTGGTG AGTGAGCTGACTGTACTGTGTGGAAAGGTAACACCTAAACCAAGTTAA